The following are encoded together in the Culex pipiens pallens isolate TS chromosome 1, TS_CPP_V2, whole genome shotgun sequence genome:
- the LOC120414505 gene encoding uncharacterized protein LOC120414505 isoform X3: MLLCLFVFLWKILRNMSTISATIQQERQLELLKLQLLDHQRRRLRHLQKVHQQQQQCQLVAKPQTTNYQKLKKMGRGQAAKENFLLARFLFGTEQGTIPEDGAGEEEELGYLPGGGGDFASDKDLKFLRMSEYPQKQQQSGKFVLSQQNQQRQHPPPPPSPLAAAAAAGVIHQRRHPQHLSQQNSPLHRREGRRPLASNYCWSSSSNVAGNVPTPTPTAAPAAGSFHCYYPDVVDDGDDTLKSNVQIVLDNINRNYHALREQILNNHHQQQQQHQNQLNNNNNSVSQDTNQVLLQRLQSVSQQLKKGTGSKMAATSPDSDTNCNPYLPVTGGCGGGGVGIGGGMPLSCSIASSQDFSHDYSDYQWFMDYGSYRDGITHQSILSALSASYNGIGELSYYEDLAKNIDANLAEVDMESFRTEDIHSLLTTNSAEFRHSRHRNNNRGESGTAASRSGLELNLAGIGGHNGMDSSEICKSELLFSPVKESHISVDSLDMDGYPDEDDIILTCQANKNNYTIAFEQSALYSDESFYDGPENYGKYKQMNALNHLDQLIRRKAQETAMSVSEVGYTTWSKLRNNGPGQSNNEDDLAPPSHQQQQQPSFNLVKLFIKQKSSSTDTCMDVSSGCWPSDSSGASGSGTNAGAENNNNSNTNLAVASSKDAQRSRKKSMNDSGKCSTLGRHEEEEFQFDSLDAVGQGDEGEKGGKLNDFNSPVHKRNYKAYNMNIAGKNVPAMNPVVYNLMNNNGGASTGSGTSITNQQNNNNNNNNSFKDTNSDASRTSENLTQIFNVTRSSQDKTRVPIEMITKSMQTSFIGVKEKVRVVPPSFLDRLQKLGDKQKAPVFVVYPNYVLPDLGFLNSSQQKDGVVISPLSFKENFRANGATTAKKPRPVSMNDIENIRAKEYKHVLDWKSLVTLLPQEYRKLLRNIPEANAVASDDAGQKPLFCMTPPLRRGRGVTCDCVNLLGQTQTYNSSSSGGSSSQPPSSGYRGSSTMLTDSEMDLLGPNASATGFSNNMYVYQYDSPAEVSSAERPPSGRTPKGILRRAPAKAKRNSMFEENQRVHTAEKRRSLQEPCYNFSDEQLSILEEDLHQPRKVNNSPNMSQHQPRLPNTPKLPSADDYHRLNKLNDLNDFELKQAVSNKLNQRVAQQQQLLQHEDDLDARIRAEHFLSNVPKSELKHYAEIAHVLETTTAEGATAPSEEAYDRNRLRHEVSRALSQRKNVSFNSPNQPQKPAQLLRPTEIKFSTPPNSPNMSVVGAQRPPTKPTTPTEAEREKQDKIQSNRFKRLQIQWELLSKDGAQLKQELGAPRSGGNTPTGAMKSRIPRPVSYPTTRANSDPMVSKTLLRSPSRIVAPSSIGTKKKTVAAPQPAPRTPSKLLHTTPKKSAAGVAGGPRPATRTRIPLAPSSTLSKTASSPAVMATPKSQPVMGVGVKKPAGSPIIRKPITTTRPPGKKPAAATAKA; encoded by the exons ACCTTAAATTTCTTCGTATGTCAGAGTACCctcagaagcagcagcagtccgGGAAGTTTGTGTTGTCGCAGCAGAATCAGCAACGCCAGCATCCACCTCCACCGCCATCACCCCTAGCCGCAGCCGCTGCCGCGGGGGTCATCCATCAACGCCGTCACCCGCAGCATCTGTCCCAGCAGAACTCGCCCCTTCATCGCCGCGAAGGCCGTCGCCCGCTGGCTTCCAACTACTGCTGGTCCTCCTCGTCGAACGTCGCCGGAAATgtgccaactccgactccgacagcCGCTCCAGCAGCAGGTTCGTTTCACTGCTACTACCCGGATGTCGTGGACGATGGGGACGACACGCTAAAGAGCAACGTGCAGATCGTGCTGGACAATATCAACCGCAACTATCATGCGTTGCGCGAGCAAATTCTAAACAATCAtcatcagcaacaacaacaacaccaaaatcaactcaacaacaacaacaacagcgttAGCCAAGACACGAACCAGGTTCTGCTGCAGCGACTGCAGAGCGTTAGTCAGCAACTGAAGAAGGGAACAGGATCGAAGATGGCGGCGACTAGTCCGGACTCGGACACCAACTGCAATCCGTACCTGCCGGTTACCGGAGGTTGTGGTGGTGGCGGTGTCGGTATCGGTGGCGGGATGCCGCTGAGCTGCTCGATTGCGTCCTCGCAGGACTTTAGCCACGACTACTCGGACTATCAGTGGTTCATGGATTATGG CAGCTACCGCGATGGCATCACCCACCAGAGCATCCTGTCGGCGCTGTCCGCGTCCTACAACGGCATCGGCGAGCTGTCCTACTACGAGGACCTGGCGAAGAACATCGACGCGAACCTGGCCGAGGTCGACATGGAGAGCTTCCGCACCGAGGACATTCACTCGCTGCTGACGACCAACTCGGCCGAGTTCCGGCACAGTCGGCACCGGAACAACAACCGGGGTGAGTCGGGAACGGCCGCCAGTCGGTCCGGGCTGGAGCTGAACCTGGCTGGGATCGGTGGTCACAACGGGATGGACAGTTCGGAGATTTGCAAGAGCGAGCTGCTGTTTTCGCCGGTCAAGGAGTCCCACATCAGCGTCGATTCGCTGGACATGGACGGATATCCGGACGAGGACGACATCATACTGACGTGCCAGGCGAACAAGAACAACTACACGATCGCGTTCGAGCAGAGCGCGCTGTACTCGGACGAGAGCTTCTACG aCGGTCCCGAGAACTACGGCAAGTACAAGCAGATGAACGCGCTCAACCACCTGGACCAGCTGATTCGCCGGAAGGCCCAGGAAACGGCCATGTCCGTGTCGGAGGTGGGCTACACCACGTGGAGCAAGCTCCGGAACAACGGACCAGGACAAAG CAACAACGAGGACGACCTGGCGCCCCCCtcgcaccagcagcagcagcagccctcCTTCAACCTGGTCAAGCTGTTCATCAAGCAGAAGAGCAGCTCGACGGACACGTGCATGGACGTTTCGTCGGGCTGCTGGCCGAGCGACTCGAGCGGTGCGTCCGGGTCGGGAACCAATGCCGGAGctgagaacaacaacaacagtaatACGAACTTGGCGGTGGCGAGCTCGAAGGACGCGCAGCGCTCGCGCAAGAAGAGTATGAATGATTCCGGGAAGTGTTCGACGCTTGGGCGGCACGAGGAGGAGGAGTTccagtttgacagtttggatGCGGTTGGGCAGGGTGATGAGGGGGAGAAGGGGGGGAAGTTGAACGACTTTAACTCGCCGGTTCATAAGCGGAATTACAAGGCTTACAATATGAACATTGCTGGGAAGAACGTGCCGGCGATGAATCCGGTGGTGTACAACTTGATGAACAATAATGGTGGGGCGAGTACCGGAAGTGGAACCAGTATTACGAATCAGCAgaacaataataacaacaacaacaatagctTTAAGGACACCAACTCGGATGCTAGTCGTACGTCGGAGAACTTGACGCAGATCTTCAACGTGACCCGGAGTAGTCAGGATAAGACGCGGGTTCCGATCGAGATGATCACCAAGTCGATGCAGACGTCGTTTATTGGGGTCAAGGAGAAGGTCCGGGTTGTTCCGCCGTCCTTTTTGGACCGGCTGCAGAAGTTGGGAGATAAGCAGAAGGCGCCGGTCTTTGTGGTCTACCCGAACTACGTGCTGCCGGATTTGGGCTTCCTGAACTCGTCGCAGCAGAAGGATGGCGTGGTGATTTCTCCGCTGTCGTTCAAGGAGAACTTTAGAGCGAATGGAGCGACGACGGCGAAGAAGCCGCGGCCGGTGTCGATGAACGACATCGAGAACATCCGGGCCAAGGAGTACAAGCACGTGCTGGACTGGAAGTCGCTGGTGACGCTGCTGCCGCAGGAGTACCGGAAGCTGTTGAGGAACATCCCGGAGGCGAATGCCGTGGCGTCGGACGACGCCGGCCAGAAGCCGTTGTTCTGCATGACGCCGCCGTTGCGGCGTGGCCGCGGAGTCACGTGCGACTGTGTCAACTTGCTCGGGCAGACCCAAACctacaacagcagcagcagtggggGAAGTTCTAGTCAACCGCCGAGTTCCGGCTATCGTGGGTCGTCCACGATGCTGACCGACTCGGAGATGGACCTGCTGGGGCCGAACGCGAGCGCGACCGGCTTCAGCAACAACATGTACGTCTACCAGTACGACAGTCCGGCGGAGGTTTCCTCCGCGGAGCGACCCCCCTCCGGGCGAACCCCCAAAGGCATCCTCCGACGAGCCCCGGCCAAGGCCAAACGGAACAGCATGTTCGAGGAGAACCAGCGAGTTCACACCGCCGAGAAGCGACGCTCCCTGCAAGAACCCTGCTACAACTTCTCCGACGAGCAGCTCTCGATCCTCGAAGAAGACCTCCACCAACCACGCAAGGTCAACAACTCCCCCAACATGTCCCAGCACCAGCCCCGTCTTCCCAACACCCCGAAACTTCCCTCGGCCGACGACTACCACCGGCTCAACAAACTCAACGACCTCAACGACTTCGAGCTGAAGCAGGCCGTCAGCAACAAGCTCAACCAGCGGGTcgcccaacaacaacaactcctCCAGCACGAAGACGACCTCGACGCGCGCATCCGCGCCGAACACTTCCTCTCCAACGTCCCCAAATCCGAACTCAAACACTACGCCGAGATCGCGCACGTCCTCGAGACCACAACCGCCGAGGGCGCCACCGCCCCCTCCGAAGAAGCCTACGACCGGAACCGCCTCCGGCACGAAGTCTCCCGCGCCCTCTCCCAGCGCAAAAACGTCTCCTTCAACTCACCCAACCAACCTCAGAAACCCGCCCAACTCCTGCGACCAACCGAAATCAAGTTCAGCACGCCGCCCAACTCCCCCAACATGTCGGTCGTGGGCGCGCAGCGCCCCCCAACCAAACCCACGACCCCAACCGAGGCCGAGCGCGAAAAGCAGGACAAGATCCAGTCGAACCGCTTCAAGCGCCTCCAGATCCAGTGGGAACTCCTCAGCAAGGACGGAGCCCAGCTCAAGCAGGAGTTGGGGGCGCCGCGCAGCGGCGGCAACACCCCGACCGGTGCCATGAAGAGTCGCATTCCGCGACCGGTCAGCTATCCGACCACCAG GGCAAACTCGGACCCGATGGTGAGCAAAACGCTGCTGCGGTCGCCGAGCAGGATTGTGGCGCCGTCCTCGATCGGAACCAAGAAGAAGACTGTGGCTGCTCCGCAGCCGGCGCCGAGGACGCCCAGCAAGCTGCTGCACACGACGCCCAAGAAGAGTGCGGCGGGGGTTGCAGGAGGACCGAG ACCCGCTACACGCACACG GATCCCTCTCGCACCGTCGTCGACGCTCAGCAAGACCGCCTCGAGTCCGGCGGTGATGGCCACACCAAAGTCTCAACCAGTCATGGGTGTCGGAGTCAAAAAACCGGCCGGATCTCCGATCATCCGGAAGCCCATCACGACGACGAGGCCACCCGGCAAGAAACCTGCGGCAGCGACGGCCAAAGCATGA
- the LOC120414505 gene encoding uncharacterized protein LOC120414505 isoform X2 has product MLLCLFVFLWKILRNMSTISATIQQERQLELLKLQLLDHQRRRLRHLQKVHQQQQQCQLVAKPQTTNYQKLKKMGRGQAAKENFLLARFLFGTEQGTIPEDGAGEEEELGYLPGGGGDFASDKDLKFLRMSEYPQKQQQSGKFVLSQQNQQRQHPPPPPSPLAAAAAAGVIHQRRHPQHLSQQNSPLHRREGRRPLASNYCWSSSSNVAGNVPTPTPTAAPAAGSFHCYYPDVVDDGDDTLKSNVQIVLDNINRNYHALREQILNNHHQQQQQHQNQLNNNNNSVSQDTNQVLLQRLQSVSQQLKKGTGSKMAATSPDSDTNCNPYLPVTGGCGGGGVGIGGGMPLSCSIASSQDFSHDYSDYQWFMDYGYRDGITHQSILSALSASYNGIGELSYYEDLAKNIDANLAEVDMESFRTEDIHSLLTTNSAEFRHSRHRNNNRGESGTAASRSGLELNLAGIGGHNGMDSSEICKSELLFSPVKESHISVDSLDMDGYPDEDDIILTCQANKNNYTIAFEQSALYSDESFYDGPENYGKYKQMNALNHLDQLIRRKAQETAMSVSEVGYTTWSKLRNNGPGQRFPLVTAANPFINQISRHAPTCFVRKSLSMPDLKEKCGGTAGQPLIQEPLHAPPEPGSNGKNQLNVSQVPPAGSSCAASSESYGKQMRTLLPMPSDFNGTNGGGSAATSADGSQAPLRDSSCDNNEDDLAPPSHQQQQQPSFNLVKLFIKQKSSSTDTCMDVSSGCWPSDSSGASGSGTNAGAENNNNSNTNLAVASSKDAQRSRKKSMNDSGKCSTLGRHEEEEFQFDSLDAVGQGDEGEKGGKLNDFNSPVHKRNYKAYNMNIAGKNVPAMNPVVYNLMNNNGGASTGSGTSITNQQNNNNNNNNSFKDTNSDASRTSENLTQIFNVTRSSQDKTRVPIEMITKSMQTSFIGVKEKVRVVPPSFLDRLQKLGDKQKAPVFVVYPNYVLPDLGFLNSSQQKDGVVISPLSFKENFRANGATTAKKPRPVSMNDIENIRAKEYKHVLDWKSLVTLLPQEYRKLLRNIPEANAVASDDAGQKPLFCMTPPLRRGRGVTCDCVNLLGQTQTYNSSSSGGSSSQPPSSGYRGSSTMLTDSEMDLLGPNASATGFSNNMYVYQYDSPAEVSSAERPPSGRTPKGILRRAPAKAKRNSMFEENQRVHTAEKRRSLQEPCYNFSDEQLSILEEDLHQPRKVNNSPNMSQHQPRLPNTPKLPSADDYHRLNKLNDLNDFELKQAVSNKLNQRVAQQQQLLQHEDDLDARIRAEHFLSNVPKSELKHYAEIAHVLETTTAEGATAPSEEAYDRNRLRHEVSRALSQRKNVSFNSPNQPQKPAQLLRPTEIKFSTPPNSPNMSVVGAQRPPTKPTTPTEAEREKQDKIQSNRFKRLQIQWELLSKDGAQLKQELGAPRSGGNTPTGAMKSRIPRPVSYPTTRANSDPMVSKTLLRSPSRIVAPSSIGTKKKTVAAPQPAPRTPSKLLHTTPKKSAAGVAGGPRPATRTRIPLAPSSTLSKTASSPAVMATPKSQPVMGVGVKKPAGSPIIRKPITTTRPPGKKPAAATAKA; this is encoded by the exons ACCTTAAATTTCTTCGTATGTCAGAGTACCctcagaagcagcagcagtccgGGAAGTTTGTGTTGTCGCAGCAGAATCAGCAACGCCAGCATCCACCTCCACCGCCATCACCCCTAGCCGCAGCCGCTGCCGCGGGGGTCATCCATCAACGCCGTCACCCGCAGCATCTGTCCCAGCAGAACTCGCCCCTTCATCGCCGCGAAGGCCGTCGCCCGCTGGCTTCCAACTACTGCTGGTCCTCCTCGTCGAACGTCGCCGGAAATgtgccaactccgactccgacagcCGCTCCAGCAGCAGGTTCGTTTCACTGCTACTACCCGGATGTCGTGGACGATGGGGACGACACGCTAAAGAGCAACGTGCAGATCGTGCTGGACAATATCAACCGCAACTATCATGCGTTGCGCGAGCAAATTCTAAACAATCAtcatcagcaacaacaacaacaccaaaatcaactcaacaacaacaacaacagcgttAGCCAAGACACGAACCAGGTTCTGCTGCAGCGACTGCAGAGCGTTAGTCAGCAACTGAAGAAGGGAACAGGATCGAAGATGGCGGCGACTAGTCCGGACTCGGACACCAACTGCAATCCGTACCTGCCGGTTACCGGAGGTTGTGGTGGTGGCGGTGTCGGTATCGGTGGCGGGATGCCGCTGAGCTGCTCGATTGCGTCCTCGCAGGACTTTAGCCACGACTACTCGGACTATCAGTGGTTCATGGATTATGG CTACCGCGATGGCATCACCCACCAGAGCATCCTGTCGGCGCTGTCCGCGTCCTACAACGGCATCGGCGAGCTGTCCTACTACGAGGACCTGGCGAAGAACATCGACGCGAACCTGGCCGAGGTCGACATGGAGAGCTTCCGCACCGAGGACATTCACTCGCTGCTGACGACCAACTCGGCCGAGTTCCGGCACAGTCGGCACCGGAACAACAACCGGGGTGAGTCGGGAACGGCCGCCAGTCGGTCCGGGCTGGAGCTGAACCTGGCTGGGATCGGTGGTCACAACGGGATGGACAGTTCGGAGATTTGCAAGAGCGAGCTGCTGTTTTCGCCGGTCAAGGAGTCCCACATCAGCGTCGATTCGCTGGACATGGACGGATATCCGGACGAGGACGACATCATACTGACGTGCCAGGCGAACAAGAACAACTACACGATCGCGTTCGAGCAGAGCGCGCTGTACTCGGACGAGAGCTTCTACG aCGGTCCCGAGAACTACGGCAAGTACAAGCAGATGAACGCGCTCAACCACCTGGACCAGCTGATTCGCCGGAAGGCCCAGGAAACGGCCATGTCCGTGTCGGAGGTGGGCTACACCACGTGGAGCAAGCTCCGGAACAACGGACCAGGACAAAG ATTCCCCCTGGTGACGGCGGCCAATCCGTTCATCAACCAGATCTCCCGCCACGCCCCGACCTGTTTTGTCCGAAAAAGTCTCAGCATGCCGgatttgaaagaaaaatgtGGCGGCACAGCCGGTCAACCGTTGATCCAGGAACCGCTGCATGCACCACCGGAACCGGGTTCGAATGGGAAAAATCAGCTCAATGTGTCGCAGGTTCCCCCTGCCGGAAGTAGTTGTGCCGCGTCGTCCGAGTCGTACGGCAAGCAGATGCGAACGCTGCTGCCGATGCCGTCGGATTTTAACGGGACGAATGGCGGTGGAAGTGCTGCCACCAGTGCTGACGGAAGCCAGGCTCCGCTGAGGGACTCGAGCTGCGA CAACAACGAGGACGACCTGGCGCCCCCCtcgcaccagcagcagcagcagccctcCTTCAACCTGGTCAAGCTGTTCATCAAGCAGAAGAGCAGCTCGACGGACACGTGCATGGACGTTTCGTCGGGCTGCTGGCCGAGCGACTCGAGCGGTGCGTCCGGGTCGGGAACCAATGCCGGAGctgagaacaacaacaacagtaatACGAACTTGGCGGTGGCGAGCTCGAAGGACGCGCAGCGCTCGCGCAAGAAGAGTATGAATGATTCCGGGAAGTGTTCGACGCTTGGGCGGCACGAGGAGGAGGAGTTccagtttgacagtttggatGCGGTTGGGCAGGGTGATGAGGGGGAGAAGGGGGGGAAGTTGAACGACTTTAACTCGCCGGTTCATAAGCGGAATTACAAGGCTTACAATATGAACATTGCTGGGAAGAACGTGCCGGCGATGAATCCGGTGGTGTACAACTTGATGAACAATAATGGTGGGGCGAGTACCGGAAGTGGAACCAGTATTACGAATCAGCAgaacaataataacaacaacaacaatagctTTAAGGACACCAACTCGGATGCTAGTCGTACGTCGGAGAACTTGACGCAGATCTTCAACGTGACCCGGAGTAGTCAGGATAAGACGCGGGTTCCGATCGAGATGATCACCAAGTCGATGCAGACGTCGTTTATTGGGGTCAAGGAGAAGGTCCGGGTTGTTCCGCCGTCCTTTTTGGACCGGCTGCAGAAGTTGGGAGATAAGCAGAAGGCGCCGGTCTTTGTGGTCTACCCGAACTACGTGCTGCCGGATTTGGGCTTCCTGAACTCGTCGCAGCAGAAGGATGGCGTGGTGATTTCTCCGCTGTCGTTCAAGGAGAACTTTAGAGCGAATGGAGCGACGACGGCGAAGAAGCCGCGGCCGGTGTCGATGAACGACATCGAGAACATCCGGGCCAAGGAGTACAAGCACGTGCTGGACTGGAAGTCGCTGGTGACGCTGCTGCCGCAGGAGTACCGGAAGCTGTTGAGGAACATCCCGGAGGCGAATGCCGTGGCGTCGGACGACGCCGGCCAGAAGCCGTTGTTCTGCATGACGCCGCCGTTGCGGCGTGGCCGCGGAGTCACGTGCGACTGTGTCAACTTGCTCGGGCAGACCCAAACctacaacagcagcagcagtggggGAAGTTCTAGTCAACCGCCGAGTTCCGGCTATCGTGGGTCGTCCACGATGCTGACCGACTCGGAGATGGACCTGCTGGGGCCGAACGCGAGCGCGACCGGCTTCAGCAACAACATGTACGTCTACCAGTACGACAGTCCGGCGGAGGTTTCCTCCGCGGAGCGACCCCCCTCCGGGCGAACCCCCAAAGGCATCCTCCGACGAGCCCCGGCCAAGGCCAAACGGAACAGCATGTTCGAGGAGAACCAGCGAGTTCACACCGCCGAGAAGCGACGCTCCCTGCAAGAACCCTGCTACAACTTCTCCGACGAGCAGCTCTCGATCCTCGAAGAAGACCTCCACCAACCACGCAAGGTCAACAACTCCCCCAACATGTCCCAGCACCAGCCCCGTCTTCCCAACACCCCGAAACTTCCCTCGGCCGACGACTACCACCGGCTCAACAAACTCAACGACCTCAACGACTTCGAGCTGAAGCAGGCCGTCAGCAACAAGCTCAACCAGCGGGTcgcccaacaacaacaactcctCCAGCACGAAGACGACCTCGACGCGCGCATCCGCGCCGAACACTTCCTCTCCAACGTCCCCAAATCCGAACTCAAACACTACGCCGAGATCGCGCACGTCCTCGAGACCACAACCGCCGAGGGCGCCACCGCCCCCTCCGAAGAAGCCTACGACCGGAACCGCCTCCGGCACGAAGTCTCCCGCGCCCTCTCCCAGCGCAAAAACGTCTCCTTCAACTCACCCAACCAACCTCAGAAACCCGCCCAACTCCTGCGACCAACCGAAATCAAGTTCAGCACGCCGCCCAACTCCCCCAACATGTCGGTCGTGGGCGCGCAGCGCCCCCCAACCAAACCCACGACCCCAACCGAGGCCGAGCGCGAAAAGCAGGACAAGATCCAGTCGAACCGCTTCAAGCGCCTCCAGATCCAGTGGGAACTCCTCAGCAAGGACGGAGCCCAGCTCAAGCAGGAGTTGGGGGCGCCGCGCAGCGGCGGCAACACCCCGACCGGTGCCATGAAGAGTCGCATTCCGCGACCGGTCAGCTATCCGACCACCAG GGCAAACTCGGACCCGATGGTGAGCAAAACGCTGCTGCGGTCGCCGAGCAGGATTGTGGCGCCGTCCTCGATCGGAACCAAGAAGAAGACTGTGGCTGCTCCGCAGCCGGCGCCGAGGACGCCCAGCAAGCTGCTGCACACGACGCCCAAGAAGAGTGCGGCGGGGGTTGCAGGAGGACCGAG ACCCGCTACACGCACACG GATCCCTCTCGCACCGTCGTCGACGCTCAGCAAGACCGCCTCGAGTCCGGCGGTGATGGCCACACCAAAGTCTCAACCAGTCATGGGTGTCGGAGTCAAAAAACCGGCCGGATCTCCGATCATCCGGAAGCCCATCACGACGACGAGGCCACCCGGCAAGAAACCTGCGGCAGCGACGGCCAAAGCATGA